The Odocoileus virginianus isolate 20LAN1187 ecotype Illinois unplaced genomic scaffold, Ovbor_1.2 Unplaced_Contig_18, whole genome shotgun sequence genome has a segment encoding these proteins:
- the LOC110133051 gene encoding melanoma-associated antigen D4 isoform X2 — protein MAEGSYRKESEGYNVEDMDEGSDEVGEEDMVEGNDYEEFGAFGGYGALTSFDIRILRAFGSLGPGFRILANEPWELENPVLARTLLEAFRMDPETLANETAARAANVARAAASNQAARAAATAARATYNQVVTNHHPVATHQASGGDTQPMTSAAQAPAATPETSIASPHSSQMLVNSEMAAPGAPARSPQPQTSSQAQEAAAEGPSTACAFPQASRASEMDATRPKTAFLGQNDAFDFSQPAGVSGMAFPRPKRPAPAQEAATEGPSVASRGTQAASTGEGAATRPKTTKSGKALAKTRWVEPQNVVAAAAAKAKMATSIPEPESAAATSQQSAEPWARMGGKRTKKSKHLDDEYESSEEEREPPVVPPTWRASQPLLTTARPQMAPRPPMALRSQVPSRHVLCLPPRNVTLLQERANKLVKYLMIKDYKKIPIKRSDMLKDVIREYDEHFPEIIERATYTLEKKFGIHLKEIDKEEHLYILVCTRDSSARLLGKTKDTPRLSLLLVILGVIFMNGNRASEAVLWEALRKMGLRPGVRHPFLGDLRKLITEDFVKQKYLEYKKVPSSSPPEYEFLWGLRACHETSKMRVLRFIAQYQNRDPREWRAHFLEAVDDAFKTMDVDMAEEHARAQMRAQMNIGEEALIGRWSWDDIQVELLTWDEDGDFGDAWSRIPFAFWARYHQYILNSNRANRRGTWRAGVSSGTNGAASASMLDGPSTSSTIRTRNAARTSASFFSWIQ, from the exons ATGGCAGAGGGAAGCTACCGCAAGGAATCTGAAGGGTACAACGTTGAAGACATGGACGAGGGTAGTGATGAAGTCGGGGAGGAAGACATGGTTGAAGGCAACGACTATGAAGAATTTGGTGCTTTCGGAGGCTACGGCGCCCTCACCAGCTTTGACATCCGCATCCTCAGAGCCTTTGGGAGCTTGGGTCCAGGCTTTCGCATCTTAGCG AATGAGCCCTGGGAACTGGAAAACCCTGTGCTGGCCAGAACTCTGCTGGAGGCATTTCGGATGGATCCAGAAACACTTGCCAATGAGACGGCTGCCCGTGCTGCCAACGTAGCCCGGGCCGCCGCCTCTAACCAAGCTGCTCGGGCCGCTGCCACTGCTGCCCGTGCCACCTACAATCAGGTGGTCACTAACCACCACCCGGTGGCCACACACCAGGCATCAGGAGGCGATACTCAGCCCATGACATCTGCTGCCCAGGCTCCGGCAGCCACCCCTGAGACAAGCATCGCTTCTCCGCACAGCTCCCAGATGCTAGTCAATAGCGAGATGGCTGCCCCTGGGGCTCCAGCAAGGTCTCCACAGCCGCAGACATCCTCCCAGGCCCAGGAAGCTGCAGCCGAGGGCCCTAGTACGGCCTGTGCTTTCCCCCAGGCCTCGCGTGCAAGTGAGATGGATGCCACCCGGCCCAAGACAGCCTTCCTGGGTCAGAACGACGCCTTTGATTTCAGCCAGCCGGCAGGTGTCAGTGGCATGGCCTTCCCACGCCCCAAGAGACCTGCCCCGGCCCAAGAGGCTGCCACAGAGGGCCCCAGTGTTGCCTCCAGGGGCACTCAGGCAGCCTCTACCGGGGAGGGGGCGGCCACCCGGCCGAAGACGACCAAGTCCGGGAAGGCTCTCGCCAAGACTCGCTGGGTGGAGCCTCAGAATGTTGTGGCAGCAGCTGCCGCCAAGGCCAAGATGGCCACGAGCATCCCTGAGCCTGAGAGTGCAGCTGCCACTTCTCAGCAGAGTGCGGAGCCCTGGGCCAGAATGGGCGGCAAGAGGACAAAGAAG TCCAAGCACCTGGATGACGAATATGAGAGCAGCGAGGAGGAGAGAGAGCCTCCTGTGGTCCCACCGACCTGGAGGGCATCGCAGCCCCTGCTGACGACCGCGCGGCCTCAGATGGCCCCTCGGCCCCCCATGGCCCTGAGGTCCCAGGTACCCTCAAGGCACGTGCTGTGCTTGCCACCCCGCAATGTGACCCTTCTGCAAGAGAGG gcaaataaGTTGGTGAAATATCTGATGATTAAAGACTACAAGAAGATCCCCATCAAGCGCTCAG ACATGCTGAAGGATGTCATCCGAGAGTATGACGAACACTTCCCTGAGATCATTGAACGAGCAACGTACACTCTGGAAAAG AAGTTCGGGATCCACCTGAAGGAAATTGACAAGGAAGAGCACCTGTACATTCTCGTCTGCACACGGGATTCGTCAGCCCGCCTCCTGGGAAA GACCAAGGACACTCCCAGGCTGAGTCTCCTCTTGGTGATTCTGGGTGTCATCTTCATGAATGGCAACCGCGCCAGCGAGG CTGTCCTCTGGGAGGCACTCCGCAAGATGGGACTGCGCCCCGG GGTGAGGCACCCATTCCTTGGCGATCTGAGGAAACTCATTACAGAGGACTTTGTGAAGCAGAA GTACCTGGAATACAAGAAGGTCCCCAGTAGCAGCCCACCCGAGTATGAGTTCCTCTGGGGTCTGCGCGCCTGCCATGAGACCAGCAAGATGAGGGTGCTGAGATTCATCGCCCAG TATCAGAACCGAGACCCCCGGGAATGGAGGGCTCATTTCTTGGAGGCTGTGGATGATGCTTTCAAGACGATGGATGTGGATATGGCCGAGGAGCATGCCAGGGCCCAGATGAGGGCCCAGATGAACATCGGGGAGGAAGCTCTGATTGGACGGTGGAGCTGGGATGATATCCAGGTGGAGCTCCTGACCTGGGATGAGGACGGAGATTTTGGCGACGCCTGGTCCAGGATCCCCTTCGCTTTCTGGGCCAGATACCATCAGTACATTCTGAATAGCAACCGTGCCAACAGGAGAGGTACCTGGAGGGCTGGTGTCAGCAGTGGCACCAATGGCGCGGCCAGCGCCAGCATGCTTGATGGCCCCAGCACCAGCTCCACCATCCGGACCAGAAACGCTGCCAGAACCAGTGCCAGCTTCTTCTCCTGGATTCAGTAA
- the LOC110133051 gene encoding melanoma-associated antigen D4 isoform X1: protein MAEGSYRKESEGYNVEDMDEGSDEVGEEDMVEGNDYEEFGAFGGYGALTSFDIRILRAFGSLGPGFRILANEPWELENPVLARTLLEAFRMDPETLANETAARAANVARAAASNQAARAAATAARATYNQVVTNHHPVATHQASGGDTQPMTSAAQAPAATPETSIASPHSSQMLVNSEMAAPGAPARSPQPQTSSQAQEAAAEGPSTACAFPQASRASEMDATRPKTAFLGQNDAFDFSQPAGVSGMAFPRPKRPAPAQEAATEGPSVASRGTQAASTGEGAATRPKTTKSGKALAKTRWVEPQNVVAAAAAKAKMATSIPEPESAAATSQQSAEPWARMGGKRTKKSKHLDDEYESSEEEREPPVVPPTWRASQPLLTTARPQMAPRPPMALRSQVPSRHVLCLPPRNVTLLQERANKLVKYLMIKDYKKIPIKRSDMLKDVIREYDEHFPEIIERATYTLEKKFGIHLKEIDKEEHLYILVCTRDSSARLLGKTKDTPRLSLLLVILGVIFMNGNRASEAVLWEALRKMGLRPGVRHPFLGDLRKLITEDFVKQKYLEYKKVPSSSPPEYEFLWGLRACHETSKMRVLRFIAQYQNRDPREWRAHFLEAVDDAFKTMDVDMAEEHARAQMRAQMNIGEEALIGRWSWDDIQVELLTWDEDGDFGDAWSRIPFAFWARYHQYILNSNRANRRGTWRAGVSSGTNGAASASMLDGPSTSSTIRTRNAARTSASFFSWIQQP from the exons ATGGCAGAGGGAAGCTACCGCAAGGAATCTGAAGGGTACAACGTTGAAGACATGGACGAGGGTAGTGATGAAGTCGGGGAGGAAGACATGGTTGAAGGCAACGACTATGAAGAATTTGGTGCTTTCGGAGGCTACGGCGCCCTCACCAGCTTTGACATCCGCATCCTCAGAGCCTTTGGGAGCTTGGGTCCAGGCTTTCGCATCTTAGCG AATGAGCCCTGGGAACTGGAAAACCCTGTGCTGGCCAGAACTCTGCTGGAGGCATTTCGGATGGATCCAGAAACACTTGCCAATGAGACGGCTGCCCGTGCTGCCAACGTAGCCCGGGCCGCCGCCTCTAACCAAGCTGCTCGGGCCGCTGCCACTGCTGCCCGTGCCACCTACAATCAGGTGGTCACTAACCACCACCCGGTGGCCACACACCAGGCATCAGGAGGCGATACTCAGCCCATGACATCTGCTGCCCAGGCTCCGGCAGCCACCCCTGAGACAAGCATCGCTTCTCCGCACAGCTCCCAGATGCTAGTCAATAGCGAGATGGCTGCCCCTGGGGCTCCAGCAAGGTCTCCACAGCCGCAGACATCCTCCCAGGCCCAGGAAGCTGCAGCCGAGGGCCCTAGTACGGCCTGTGCTTTCCCCCAGGCCTCGCGTGCAAGTGAGATGGATGCCACCCGGCCCAAGACAGCCTTCCTGGGTCAGAACGACGCCTTTGATTTCAGCCAGCCGGCAGGTGTCAGTGGCATGGCCTTCCCACGCCCCAAGAGACCTGCCCCGGCCCAAGAGGCTGCCACAGAGGGCCCCAGTGTTGCCTCCAGGGGCACTCAGGCAGCCTCTACCGGGGAGGGGGCGGCCACCCGGCCGAAGACGACCAAGTCCGGGAAGGCTCTCGCCAAGACTCGCTGGGTGGAGCCTCAGAATGTTGTGGCAGCAGCTGCCGCCAAGGCCAAGATGGCCACGAGCATCCCTGAGCCTGAGAGTGCAGCTGCCACTTCTCAGCAGAGTGCGGAGCCCTGGGCCAGAATGGGCGGCAAGAGGACAAAGAAG TCCAAGCACCTGGATGACGAATATGAGAGCAGCGAGGAGGAGAGAGAGCCTCCTGTGGTCCCACCGACCTGGAGGGCATCGCAGCCCCTGCTGACGACCGCGCGGCCTCAGATGGCCCCTCGGCCCCCCATGGCCCTGAGGTCCCAGGTACCCTCAAGGCACGTGCTGTGCTTGCCACCCCGCAATGTGACCCTTCTGCAAGAGAGG gcaaataaGTTGGTGAAATATCTGATGATTAAAGACTACAAGAAGATCCCCATCAAGCGCTCAG ACATGCTGAAGGATGTCATCCGAGAGTATGACGAACACTTCCCTGAGATCATTGAACGAGCAACGTACACTCTGGAAAAG AAGTTCGGGATCCACCTGAAGGAAATTGACAAGGAAGAGCACCTGTACATTCTCGTCTGCACACGGGATTCGTCAGCCCGCCTCCTGGGAAA GACCAAGGACACTCCCAGGCTGAGTCTCCTCTTGGTGATTCTGGGTGTCATCTTCATGAATGGCAACCGCGCCAGCGAGG CTGTCCTCTGGGAGGCACTCCGCAAGATGGGACTGCGCCCCGG GGTGAGGCACCCATTCCTTGGCGATCTGAGGAAACTCATTACAGAGGACTTTGTGAAGCAGAA GTACCTGGAATACAAGAAGGTCCCCAGTAGCAGCCCACCCGAGTATGAGTTCCTCTGGGGTCTGCGCGCCTGCCATGAGACCAGCAAGATGAGGGTGCTGAGATTCATCGCCCAG TATCAGAACCGAGACCCCCGGGAATGGAGGGCTCATTTCTTGGAGGCTGTGGATGATGCTTTCAAGACGATGGATGTGGATATGGCCGAGGAGCATGCCAGGGCCCAGATGAGGGCCCAGATGAACATCGGGGAGGAAGCTCTGATTGGACGGTGGAGCTGGGATGATATCCAGGTGGAGCTCCTGACCTGGGATGAGGACGGAGATTTTGGCGACGCCTGGTCCAGGATCCCCTTCGCTTTCTGGGCCAGATACCATCAGTACATTCTGAATAGCAACCGTGCCAACAGGAGAGGTACCTGGAGGGCTGGTGTCAGCAGTGGCACCAATGGCGCGGCCAGCGCCAGCATGCTTGATGGCCCCAGCACCAGCTCCACCATCCGGACCAGAAACGCTGCCAGAACCAGTGCCAGCTTCTTCTCCTGGATTCA GCAGCCCTGA